From the genome of Actinomycetota bacterium, one region includes:
- a CDS encoding ATP-binding protein, with protein sequence MSRDLSQRWAERRRMRHLSNALDAAGHQIREHLDTERVLRAAVEALHRTLECRRTSAWVRIRGDVPRLAFLMGEPIAGPAHPPAAVVDAAMRARAGSNQLVGDLALPLVAATGAMGVLYLERNQHPGLEGWESEERAFAEGIARETGLALQTAHLYERALSEKEKSQAILARVADAVVVTDSAGTILQWNPAAERTFDSDVAGALGRRCSAVLALHRGEAELACDGACPLIDLVEPDATLGEELWRRRPIGDRQPLLGTAQAVRDADGRISEVVHSFRDITRLKEADEAKALFLATASHELKTPLTVIQGFAETLLRTAAPNGLREDALRAIERRAIELDGIVNRLLLSSRIDAGRMTLDLSDIDLGSIVAERVAAFSQATRRPVQFQAGADLPRVIADAHAVAIVVDHLLDNAIKYSPGGEPVDVEVRSDEGLQIVVSDRGIGMDAEQVLHCFDKFWQGESANDRRFGGTGIGLFIVRSLVESMGGSIGVCSTLGEGSAFTVSLTPVGATAPARPPAPEPDPTPRPGVGETSVIREFMRQMGVPVRRES encoded by the coding sequence TTGTCGCGAGACCTATCCCAACGGTGGGCCGAGCGCCGTCGCATGCGTCATCTCTCCAACGCACTCGATGCAGCAGGCCACCAGATCCGCGAGCACCTCGACACGGAGCGAGTCCTCCGGGCCGCCGTCGAGGCGTTGCATCGCACCCTCGAATGTCGCCGCACGAGCGCCTGGGTTCGCATCCGCGGCGACGTCCCACGCCTCGCGTTTCTGATGGGCGAGCCGATCGCCGGTCCGGCACATCCGCCGGCGGCCGTCGTCGATGCGGCGATGCGTGCCCGTGCCGGTTCGAATCAACTCGTCGGAGATCTCGCGCTCCCATTGGTCGCGGCGACCGGGGCCATGGGAGTCCTCTATCTCGAGCGAAACCAGCACCCCGGCCTCGAGGGGTGGGAGTCCGAAGAGCGCGCCTTCGCCGAAGGCATCGCGCGCGAGACCGGACTCGCGCTGCAAACCGCGCACCTTTACGAGCGGGCGCTCTCAGAGAAGGAGAAATCGCAGGCGATCCTCGCTCGCGTCGCCGATGCCGTGGTCGTTACCGATTCGGCCGGGACGATCCTGCAATGGAACCCTGCGGCCGAACGAACCTTCGACAGCGACGTGGCGGGTGCGCTCGGCCGGCGATGCTCTGCCGTGCTCGCGCTTCACCGGGGGGAGGCCGAGCTTGCGTGTGACGGCGCGTGCCCGTTGATCGATCTCGTCGAGCCGGACGCGACCCTCGGAGAAGAGCTCTGGCGCAGGCGTCCGATCGGCGATCGTCAGCCGTTGCTCGGCACCGCCCAAGCGGTCCGTGACGCGGACGGGAGGATCTCCGAGGTCGTTCACTCGTTCCGCGACATCACCCGGCTCAAGGAGGCCGATGAAGCGAAGGCCCTGTTCCTCGCGACCGCCTCGCATGAGCTCAAGACCCCGCTAACCGTTATCCAAGGATTCGCCGAGACCTTGCTACGAACAGCGGCGCCGAACGGCCTCCGCGAGGACGCCCTCCGCGCGATCGAGCGACGGGCGATCGAGCTCGACGGCATCGTGAATCGGTTGTTGCTGTCCAGTCGGATCGACGCCGGGCGCATGACGCTCGACCTCTCCGACATCGATCTCGGCTCGATCGTCGCCGAGCGCGTCGCCGCTTTCTCGCAAGCCACCCGACGGCCGGTCCAGTTCCAAGCCGGCGCCGACCTGCCTCGTGTGATCGCCGACGCTCATGCCGTCGCGATCGTCGTGGATCACCTTCTGGACAACGCGATCAAATACTCGCCGGGCGGCGAACCGGTGGACGTGGAGGTCCGTTCCGACGAGGGGCTGCAGATCGTTGTCTCGGATCGAGGGATCGGCATGGACGCCGAGCAGGTTCTCCACTGCTTCGACAAGTTCTGGCAAGGAGAATCGGCGAACGATCGCCGGTTCGGCGGCACCGGGATCGGCCTGTTCATCGTCCGGTCGCTGGTTGAGTCGATGGGGGGCTCCATCGGGGTCTGCAGCACGCTCGGCGAGGGAAGCGCGTTCACCGTTTCGCTGACGCCGGTCGGCGCGACGGCGCCGGCTCGTCCGCCGGCTCCCGAGCCCGACCCGACGCCGCGGCCCGGCGTTGGGGAAACCTCAGTGATCCGCGAATTCATGCGCCAGATGGGGGTTCCCGTAAGGAGGGAGTCATGA
- a CDS encoding EamA family transporter has product MAGEAGPPAHGRSQTAPLVWAALAVVYVVWGSTYLAIRFTIETLPPMLSASFRFLVAGGLLYAFAIRRGDREADRPGVPQWRSAAIVGGLLFLGGNGGVVWAEQRIPSGVAALLVATVPLWMALIGFAALRERLPRVAVAGLVVGFAGTALLIRPTGEGSIDTLGALVVVGGSLSWAIGSLYSRRAPLPARPLVSASMQLLCGGAILGVVGIFAGELGRIEPSAFSRSSILALAYLIVFGTLAAFPCYTWLLRSAPTSLVSTYAYVNPVVAVALGWALADERVEAFTILAGAIVVTAVAMIVTARRTAEPGEVGAGMPPVEDEDVAAPGMSDSRPR; this is encoded by the coding sequence ATGGCGGGGGAGGCGGGTCCACCGGCTCACGGCCGGTCTCAGACCGCGCCGCTGGTCTGGGCGGCGCTCGCGGTCGTCTACGTCGTGTGGGGCTCGACCTACCTCGCGATCCGGTTCACGATCGAAACCCTGCCGCCGATGCTCAGCGCGTCGTTCCGATTCCTCGTCGCCGGCGGTCTCCTGTATGCGTTCGCGATCCGCCGCGGCGACCGCGAGGCGGACCGCCCCGGCGTGCCGCAGTGGCGCTCCGCGGCGATCGTCGGCGGTTTGTTGTTCCTCGGCGGCAACGGGGGAGTGGTCTGGGCCGAGCAGCGGATCCCGTCTGGGGTCGCGGCGCTCCTCGTCGCGACGGTGCCGCTGTGGATGGCGTTGATCGGGTTCGCGGCGCTGCGCGAGCGACTTCCGCGGGTCGCCGTCGCCGGGCTGGTGGTCGGGTTCGCCGGCACCGCGTTGCTGATCCGCCCCACCGGCGAGGGCAGCATCGACACGCTCGGCGCGCTCGTCGTCGTCGGAGGCTCACTGTCGTGGGCGATCGGGTCGCTTTACTCGCGGCGCGCGCCACTTCCTGCGCGGCCGCTGGTTTCGGCTTCGATGCAGCTCCTGTGCGGAGGAGCGATCCTCGGCGTCGTCGGCATCTTCGCCGGCGAGCTCGGCCGGATCGAACCGTCGGCGTTCTCACGCTCGTCGATCCTCGCGCTGGCCTACTTGATCGTATTCGGGACCCTCGCCGCCTTCCCGTGCTACACGTGGCTCCTCCGGTCGGCCCCGACGTCGCTCGTGTCCACGTACGCGTACGTCAACCCGGTCGTGGCCGTCGCACTCGGCTGGGCGCTCGCCGACGAGCGCGTTGAGGCGTTCACCATCCTCGCCGGCGCGATCGTCGTCACCGCCGTCGCCATGATCGTTACGGCTCGGCGAACCGCAGAGCCCGGGGAGGTCGGGGCCGGGATGCCGCCCGTCGAGGATGAAGATGTCGCGGCGCCTGGGATGTCTGATTCGCGACCACGATGA